The window ATGCAATAATATGCGAACAGTTATAATATCTGGCTCACATGCATCCCTATTTTTGTAACATTGTGTTGGGAGAATTTGCATATTATGTCGatttgtaaatttaaaaaatgatcaCGTTGAACAAAATGATCAGTTGGGCTCAACTTgttacataattataaatatcttaatttaataaatatcaatgaTATTATTTCGacaactatatttttttcagatgaggaaattaatattattaacttACATAATTTACATTAGTTAGTTATCCTTAAGTTGTATTAACTATTAGTCATATATAAacattctattttatatatattcttttttatcaTTCTTTGTATtctgatcatatattttttttgaaatttcagaataatattttttttgaaattattaataGATTTATTTAGAGCTAAGTACACGTTATGGACcgtaatttataattatttaaaaagtcCAACATTCAATtgataaatttataactttaCCTATTTAATTGATTGAAAAActataattacatatatttgAGTAATAATCTAATAAATTTACGCGCTCAACTTATAGAACTTGACAAATTCACGCACTAAAAATGTTAATTTACCCGACTGAACTCTCGCCGACAAACGACGAACATGGATACATCATAATACTTGACTGTATTAGTTTTTAATCTTAAAGTTGATATAAAGACAATTAGTTTGAggatatgatttaaaattaatattatgggAAAGCAAATTGATCGGTAGAGACTAGAGAGTCTAGAGACGTAAAGTTGGTGGCATGCATGCATGGTTGACCATGTAGAAATACTATGCCTAAAATTAATGACGTGCAAAGTAGCCATGTCTACGCAGCAAAGCAACTTACTACTCATTCATGTGAGCCCATCTTACACGTACGTCCATGCATGTTTATCTCTTTCCCATATTTAACTCTCTCTAGCTCATTTCAGATGTATGTAAATAGCTTGTAATTGTATCTGATTAATCTATGTTATTTGTActaaataaattcttattatataaaataagagaAAAAGAACTTTTAAGAGAGAtcttaagagcaactccaatggagTGTCAAAAAGAGTGTTAAAGTGTCATATGTCATGATGTGGCATGACATTCTTGTTGGCTCTATTAGAGTGGAATGAGTACCAAGCAAATTTGTCAACTTTTGATGCCCTTCTAAAAGGGGAAAAAATGGTATAAATCACCCTAAAGTCATTTAGTTTCTTATGTACAAATATGTGGCAATTTTGGGTGTCAAACATTGGAgcaaatttttatgtaaaagttaccgaaagagagagaaaataaaacaataatattttttatgatttatcattttaaacaattttagtTAGCACCATGGAGATGCTATAATTAGCTGAAACTTCTATTAGAAtcttaaattcataatatttacGAGACTGATTTACGAGAACCGGAACCTCAGATTGTTGGTGGTTTTCAACTTTTTACTGTTCTGAAAGTTGTAGTCGTCAATTTTCACCCTGTGCACAACAAGTTGAGCGTTTTCTGTTATGCAAAGAAGATAagattgatgatgatgaaaatgCAAAACCTTTTTCTGAAATGAAAGCTACTGGTCCCTAATGTTAAAGGAAACTTGTTTTTACTAAAGATGAATGTAGTTAATCAATCTAAACATTAGACGTTTCAATGGACTAATTCAGCAATTAAATTTGGAACGTGCATGGAACATGTTATCTGTCGTGTAAAGAGCGCATCAAATCCTATCTTTTCCTTGTACTACAGATTCTCCCTGTTTGTATACATATATGCGTTGTTGTGTCTATATGTGGTGTATGCTCACAGATGCCACGTTCGTAGAAGTGATGTGCATATGCAGCTGAATCACACCGATATTTTACTCCTAATAAAACGGGACAAAACTAAGcatattaattaataacttCGTTGTAGTGAAATAATATGTATTTCAAAAGCCGATACTTCCTTCCCTtggttcattttttatttttctctttactatttaatatatactagcctttaacccgtgcgaagcacgggcgggtatagaattcgtaatttattaattataatttatattttaacatcaacttattaggattttagtattaatgaattagattttaaccagattatatttaccaacttattacattttttggagtttattataatataatatataaacaatatataaattatatttaaaagaataatggtggagtttttttatcttgtattacatcacaagtgtttgtaatttgaatggtataaaactctttaatattgtaagagtaagagaagtctacACGCGAcagacttgtagttataaaggagatgaccaaaccaaaattttgtacgactacaaattaaacctatgttgccttattatattatagtatagattttaAGATGCATATAAAACTTAGTTCCATAACTTACggttaaacatttttttttgaacaataaatttatatacaaaagagacaaattttagaataattttataaaattttaaaatcatataagtTTTCAGTATAAAGTAATTTAGACATAAAATCATGATTAACATTCTATTTTCTTTCTCATTTTCAGGAGGAGGAGAGGCCTAGTAATCATATAAGTTTATATTACAGATTTAGTACAGTAACTCTTGGGATATTGAAAAAGCTCAAgcaaaattaagatttaaagAGTGAATTAAGCTAAAACAGATGCGAACTTTTGTAACGAACACCCGCACCCGGAGATGAGTATGGTCAGAAAAGTAACATTGCGTGGAGAGGATATGGCAGTAAAAAGCGATGACGGAGAATGTCGTAAGCACTTTCAACTTTTACGTCGTGCATTGCATCGGATAAGATAGGCGCATTCACATTTCACGCACTCGCGACCTTTTTATCaccataaatcataaattatttcagtagatgaatttatatattctttggttttgtttttaattcTTAACATCCACTACACTTGGCTTTTATCTTCTTAGCTAAGTTTCTTGTCAACTTTTTCGTCTTTTCTCGGATGTCACACGATAACTTCAAAATAGTAACATGTATACTTGCGCTTTGGTCTGTTGAAAGAAAAGGCAAAAAGGAAGGGATTGGATTAAATGCATAATTCTATATCGTTTTTTTATTCTAATTCTTGAAGCTGCTTGCCTGATCAACTGTAGTACCGAGACTGTATAAGATGATGTTAATTATTGATAGTATCCCGTCTCGGCAGATTATTGTGCCCGGCATCGTACTACTTTTTAACAACGGCGGTATGTATATTTTATCACACAAATATTGTAACAGAAAGATTGCGGGTCAAGATGAACATTCCTGATAAAGGTGATAGTATCACTCTTTCTCACACATTGGCTCGTCAGTTCCTTTATAAAAGGATTCTCATCCTTGCGCCAAGTTACTACTTTCTTTGACACTTGAAGAGTATTCCTGTGAAAAGAAACTGTACAATAGTTTCTTCGTTAAATATCAAATGTATCAAGCAGTTTCTTCattaaaatatagtataaaGTATTATCTCAAAAATAGTTAAAACGTATGGAGTAGTTTGCTCAttattattttcacaaatacaAAAACAAAGAAGTATATATGAGCAATCAGATGTTGCAGACTACcttaggtactgtttggggttgctgttgcagacagcaacagcagctttttgctgaaaaacaggtgaaaaactgtttggtaaatcgaaaagcagcttttccgaacagcagtttttagctgaaaagctgctgttagaaaaagcaggtgctcccatgcttttggaaaaagctgtttttcagcttttgcagaatgctgttatagatttcattataaaacctcaccaaaaacattattattttttatattataactcaaataagttaatatcaaaaaattaccaaacagttatctgatttctacaacagcacttattttaccagcacttatTCTGACAGCacatcaatttttaacagcactctcAAACAGACCCTTACAAATTAACATAACTACGTATtttcatacataatttatatgaaaattttagaatatatgcttttataaatacatttataacaAAAGATAATCTCATATGTGATTAACTATGGAACTAGTAGGAAGATAGACGAACAAACAATACACCAGCCTCGGAATAGGTGGTACTAAAGAGTACTACTTGTCAAGTACTAGTTCCCAAACATCAGATAGATACAAACATCTTTCTTTTGTGccaaatatttcatatttcacCACTTATCTTAATACTAACATTTTCAGGATATCGAAACAACTCTTCTTCTATCATACAATAATATCTGACTGCAGATAATGATATATACAACCGGATACAAAGCAAGTCATTTaaggaacaaatataattaaaaatatgtgatataCATGCTTAGCTTGAAAAAAGCTCATGTTGATCCATACCATCCAATATATCCAAAATGCTGGACTTTTGATGCCCCTGCTGCAAGAATCTTCTCGGAGAACTTCCAGTGCTCCTACTTAATGCCCAAACTTTTGTTGATCCCCTTCTGCCCATAACAAATTCTTGACTTTTGCTTCTCCCAGTAATCATTTTCCTCTGCTTCACCACCTCTTCTAACAAATTTCTGTCCTCcgaagaaatttttttgtctTGGACTTCATACTTGTTGTCTAATGACGATGGTCCTTGTGTCTCAATATGAGGAATTACTCCTCTGCTAGTGGGTGATCGAACTGGCAAAGCCTTGAATCCGTTGTCTCTGTAGCCAACTAGATTAATCAGACGATGAAGGAAAACCACCAACTCAAGTATGTACTGATCCATCTTTTGTTTATCTGCATGGTACAATGTTTGTAGACGAATCACACTACTGTTCGCGCCAGTCTTCTTGCCACCAAAATCCATGCTGTCAAATGGGAACAATAGTATTAGTACTCACATTTATACTTGCAGGTAGAAGTACACACATGCAACAGAGAACTGTTCACAAACCCAGTATTTGCCCACTCTCCAACCCAACCAAAACCTTGATGCGCTCTGTTCAGTTTCCATcagaacaacaaaaaaaaatattataaaatttgtgaaaCAATCAAAAGTTGATAAAACAAGTAGCTAAGAACATAAAAGCTCCTTTATAATAGAAGTGGATCAAAGTTGGTTAGCGAGTGATTGGACTGATTGTACATACTTGGTAGTGTCTGCTGCAATTGGAACAAGCCACTGGAGAGTCTTCTCCATTTCAGCTTTAATTTGAGGAACTGTAAGCTGGTAATCAGAATATTACGTATATAAGTAAGACATGACGAATACTAAAATGAGCACAGAAATATTAGTAAGAAGTCAGCTAAAAGGGACTTGGGGAGAGGGCACACCTCTTCTTTCACATCAAATGCCTGTAACCTAGAACGCAATGCTGTCTTGACACTGATTGGCAACCCATTGTACAACCCATCTCGCGTATTAGGAGGGAGAGATGTAGGTCGACATGCCTGTATTCGGTTTAATAGAAAAACTTATAGTACATCAGCTCAATTACACAGCACCTACCACAAGCAGCTTACTCAGAAGGAAAGTAAATAACACTTACAATGTTATCTATTTGAGTGATTATATGAGCATAATGTAAAGCAAGACCAGCAACGCCTAGTCTTTCAGGTTTACTAGAAGGCTTTTCGGTAGGTATCACACCTGCCCAAGTCAAAATACATCGAATAAAGACCAAGAGCCAACTCACAACACAATTATCTAGTCCACTATGCACAATAACTTAAAAGCTCATGATTCACAACGCTGAAGGAACAATCACTTGAGAGTGATTCCCTCCATCACATTGTATATTCTACAAAAAGTTTTTTAATGAGTGAAGCAGATAATTTCAATATGGTCCTACAAACTATTCATGGAACAAAGTGAATATCCGTGCCAACTGTGCTATATACTACCTTTATCTCCAAAAGCTTCCAGGATGTCTTGATGAATGAATGTCACTATATCAACGAGCTTCTCTACAATCTGCATTGATTAAAAACACGAGGAAATGTGTAAAATTTTGCTGTCGAGTTAAAGAGGTTTTTGACTCCAACTGTTAATTTTATTTAGTACAATGTGCGTTCATAATGATCAATACTGTGGGAATCCATTTACCAAAAATCTTATGGAGTACAATTTAAACTATTAACTGATGTGAAACTTGGACagaataaaaaaagatattctgGACAACATACTTCCTCCAGATTTCTGGACCAGAGAGATTTTTTTTGTAAGCTCTTCACAAGTTTTCTTTGATGCTTTAGCTCAGAATGTAATATCACCAGACCCTCTCCTATTACAACAAGACAAGAAATTGGTTATCAGGGAAATTCATCTCATGGTTACAGATGTAAAGAAAGCAGTCAGATAATAAGCAACTATAACAATGCTAATGCAAACTTCTTGTTTAGACAACATGATAACAATATGAACATCACATGAAAAATGCACTAGACCTAAGGGCAACTTTTAGTCAAGAAACTCAATACAATTTCACAGTACTAATAATGCCAATGTCTGCCATACAAGTATAAAACTTAACCTAATCTCGTTATCAAAGATGAGCAACAAGTTCACATGAAGCCAGAAATAGTGTCCATCCAAACACAAGAATACAAATAACCATAACCATTACCCATATTTGCTATTTACACAAGAGGCATCGAAGGTTTAAAACTAGGATTCAGAACAGAAGAAGAGGAATATCCAATTTTAAGGGTCTAACCTTTTCGAGGAAGATGTAAAGACTCCACCTCCTCGAGCTTTCTTCGGTAATCTTGTTCAAATCTGTCTAAAGCATGTAACTCGTGATATAATTCCTGCACAATATATGTCCATGAGTTTGCTGTTGGCCTTGTGATCAAGTTGCCAGGAATATGTAAACACGGGCAAGTGACACGTCTAGTAAGTGCTCAAAATAATATTTGCAAAGGTGATGCCGAAATGGTAAAACCATGTTATATACTTATGCAATCACATGCATCTAAATTGCTCAAAGGAGTTAAAGCCAGAAATATATGCAATGCAAgtatatatcataaattttctataatgaatcaaatatataaacagTAATTGGTCATTACAATGCCATAATCAATATTATATTGTCAGTTGACTCAGTTCCAATACAGAGGTACAGAAGGTAAGCATCAATATACAATCCAGTAACACACAATCAACAAGTGCATATGCCACCAAAATTATTGTGGAAACCCAGAAGGTAGGTGTATCTGGGAAAGAACTAGCTTACGGAAGTGTGCTGAGCCAGATTGGTCAATTCTTGCATCGTCTTTTCTGCCTCTTCCCTAGGTTGTTTTTGTGTCGCAGGGTCCGTATCCAATCTGGCCATACAACAATTTATACGCTTGATCTCGACTCCGAAAgcagattataaactctgaagtGAGTTAATTATACTAAAAGCCTAGTTACCTGGAAAAATAACGTCCCAAATTGTGCCATTGTGGATCTTTACACAGATCCCCAAACCTGATTACTTCCCTAGAAAAGACGCTAAATTCCTCCCTACAATAATGCAGAATAGAAAAGACTAATTATAACCACTGCATGAAGTTGCTTAAAGCTACAGTTTTCAGTTTCATTAGGGTATGACTAACCTTTTATCACCAGCAGCAATTCTAAGCAACTCCGTCATATCAGtagaaactaaaagttgtactCCTTCAGAATGGAGTATTTCCTTTTTAAGGAATTGGACATTCTCTCCTGAAATAGACTGTAACAAATTTGAACCTTTGGCGATGGTGTTAGCTACTTCAAATGCcagaatatttattttattcccTCTTGAAGCCATATTTGATACAAATCCACTTCCAGCATTTAAATTTGTCATGCTGCTACCTAGTGTATCCAGGACATCAACTGCCCTCTCCAAGCCTACAATGCCAGCTTTACCAAGAAATGAGCTCGCATGAGGTCCCTGCCAGGATAAAATAACATAATTCAGTCAAAATATGCCACATTAGCTTTCCACAATGAAATAATACCTATAAGAACAAAACTCTATACCAAGTTGGAATATAAAGTAGATTACTAACTAAAGCCTGGTATGAAAAGACAGTATGGGTAAACATCTCATATTATAGGGAGGATCTATTTTGCACAAGTAAGTCCATATTATCAAACTCTAAGACTTCAATTTCACCACCTAAGAGGCACTTATGCTAGTGTACTCAAAATATAAAGGccatgtttggaagttagaggtttggtaCAAAAACAGAGGTTTGAGCCATATTAGCAGTTTGACCATGTGAATaagctaatattagtgtttggtagttggTGGACTGAAATAGCTTTTTGGACTCAAAAGGCTATTTTTCAAAACACTACTTGGAGGAGCTTTTTAGATTCGAGGATTGACATGTGTCTAGGTAAAATACAAAAAACTAATCATACAGATATTTACTGAACAGTTTCACACGAAACAGTTAAttaaatcagctagtcaaaacaactatttcaatccgctaaccgctaattGCCGAACAGGGCCAAAGTGTTGCCAAAATGGCTATTGCTAAGATATCTATTCTATTCCATAAAGTCTGCCTTCATACTGCGGGCACAAGATAGTTGAACAGTAGAGTTTCTCTAGAAAAACATATAGATTTTCTACTACACTACTACATACACTAGAACCAATCTATTGTTGTAGGAAACATTGGTTAGAATGTGCGGTACACACACAAGCACAATATACCTCACTGATGACTTACTCTCCGGACCATACCATTAGTTAGATTGTACCCTCTGTTTTACCATGTGGAATCCTAATCATGACCTAATAATCACAAGTCATCAAATGCTAAACCTATGCACATAATCTGTATCTCAAGTCCCAAACCAAAGCTCATACACAACTTGCACTCAATTACCACTATTTAACGTAATAACCATGTGATATATCCTTCAAACCTCCTAAATCTCTCCATTCCCTTGCACTCCACCCAACAAACAC of the Daucus carota subsp. sativus chromosome 4, DH1 v3.0, whole genome shotgun sequence genome contains:
- the LOC108219236 gene encoding protein PSK SIMULATOR 2, producing MGGVCTGGTIKQTTSPDFQHRADSSTSTPSSGFSGKLKSIKSFGGKQQKRRKDSEGSDEVVDSASFVANAERKKTHHIFDSGELHFSISRELKSSSTPVRNHAAKGPHASSFLGKAGIVGLERAVDVLDTLGSSMTNLNAGSGFVSNMASRGNKINILAFEVANTIAKGSNLLQSISGENVQFLKKEILHSEGVQLLVSTDMTELLRIAAGDKREEFSVFSREVIRFGDLCKDPQWHNLGRYFSRLDTDPATQKQPREEAEKTMQELTNLAQHTSELYHELHALDRFEQDYRRKLEEVESLHLPRKGEGLVILHSELKHQRKLVKSLQKKSLWSRNLEEIVEKLVDIVTFIHQDILEAFGDKGVIPTEKPSSKPERLGVAGLALHYAHIITQIDNIACRPTSLPPNTRDGLYNGLPISVKTALRSRLQAFDVKEELTVPQIKAEMEKTLQWLVPIAADTTKAHQGFGWVGEWANTGMDFGGKKTGANSSVIRLQTLYHADKQKMDQYILELVVFLHRLINLVGYRDNGFKALPVRSPTSRGVIPHIETQGPSSLDNKYEVQDKKISSEDRNLLEEVVKQRKMITGRSKSQEFVMGRRGSTKVWALSRSTGSSPRRFLQQGHQKSSILDILDGMDQHELFSS